The sequence GAAGGCTTTCATGTCAAAGTAAATATGGTAGTGTTAAAAGAGTTGAACCATCTTGAAATAATTGATTTTATCCAATGGACAAAGGAATACCCGTTGCACGTACGTTTTATTGAGTACATGCCTTTTCGTGACAATAACTGGAACCATCTTCAGGTTTTTACTGCAGAAGAAATTTTATCTTTAGCAAGCCGGAAATTTAATTTTTATAAATTGAACGATCGTCCGAATGATACCGCCCGGAATTTTCAGGTTCACGATTATAAAGGGACATTTGCAATTATTTCAACGATGTCAGATCCATTTTGCAGCAACTGCAACAGATTGCGATTGACAGCAGATGGGAAAATGAAGAACTGCCTTTTTTCAACCGGAGAAGTGGATTTGCTTTCTGCATTGCGTAATCAGGAAGATGTAGAACAGCTGATTCGTCAATGTGTTTGGGATAAGAAAGCCGAACGGGGAGGGCAAATGGATGCAGCAATGGAAGATTTGAAAGCGGATGCACTAATGAACAGGTCAATGATCTCAATAGGCGGTTGATATGAAAGTGAAAAGAATGATTCATGATCACATGCCGGAGTTCGGAGAAGCGCAGCAAATCGTACTTAAGCATCTTCCCGCTCAATGGTTAAATCTGTTCCTCTATTGGAGGCAGTAGGTCGGGTGTTGGCTGAAAATATAAAAGTGACCACTGACTCTCCTCCGTTTCATCAATCTGCTATGGATGGTTATGCTTTTAATTTTAAGAGGTGGGATAAAGTGTCGCCTCTTCGTATTATTGATGAAATCCCGGCTGGTAAAGTATCAAAAAAATTGTTGAAAGCGAATGATGTTGTTAGAGTTTTCACAGGTTCCGCTGTACCTGCTACTGCTGATACTGTAGTGGTGCAGGAGAATGTGATAAAAGATGGTGCTTTTATTCACTTAAATGATCCTTTTCTGCAACAAGGGGCCAATATTCGTAAAAAGGGGTCGCAAATTAAAGCCGGTAACATTGCTTGCAGAAAGGGTGAAGTGTTGTCTGTGGGAGCTATCTCCTATCTTGCTTCATTGGGAGAGCGTAGAAAAAGTGAAAATATTTGCTCCTCCGGGTGTCAGTATATTGGTTACAGGTTCAGAGTTGTCCCAACCCGGAAATCGACTTCCCCCCGGTCATGTATTTGAATGCAATTCGTTTGGATTGTCTGCGGCTTTAGGGAAAATACAAATAGTGCCTGCCCTTATTGTGCATTGCAAGGATAAGGAGACTGATTTGGTAAAAGCGATCAGGAAATCACTAAAAGTATCGGATATTCTTATCCTGACAGGTGGTGTTTCGGTGGGGGATTATGATTTTGTGGCTGCAAGTTTAGAGAAATGTGGCGTGAAGAAAAAATTTCATAAAGTGCGTCAGAAACCGGGAAAGCCCTTGTATTTTGGAGTGAACGGTGAAAAATTAATTTTTGGTCTTCCCGGTAATCCGGCGGCAGTGTTATCCTGCTATTACACTTTTGTTTTAAGAGCAATAAGTGCTATGATGAAAGTGCCCTATACACATACTGTTCTTTTGCCGGCAATGAATTCATACAGTAAGAAGGGGACTTTAACGAATATTCTAAAAGCCCGGACAGCTGCACGTGGTGTGGAGATTCTGGATCATCAGGAAAGCTATAAGTTGAATGCAATGGTGGTGGCAGATAGTCTGGTTATTTTGCCTCCGGATAAGCAAGATGTGAAACCGGGTGATATGCTGGAGGTTCTATTGATAGATAATTGAACAAAGGATGGAAATTTCGTTTGCATTTTATTTTTTCTTGCTGCTGATTGCCTGCATGTATTCCTGCGTAGGACATGGCGGTGCAAGCGGCTACATTGCTTTAATGTCCATCTATGCTTTTTCTCCCGATTTTATCAAACCTGCGGCTTTGTTGTTAAATATAGTGGTTTCCATGCTTGCCTTTGTTCAATTCTACCGTGCAGGATATTTTAAGTGGGAATTGTTTTATCCTTTTGCTTTGGCTTCTGTTCCCGCTGCTTTTCTGGGTGGCACATTAATGGTGGATGAAGATGTTTTTCATGTGATTTTGGGTCTATTGCTCATCTTCCCGATTTTAAATTTATTGGGATTGTTTAATCCGGGAATAGAAAGTGTACAGCGAAAGCCTCCTTTGGTATGGGCATTTGTTGCAGGAGGATTAATCGGTTTCTTGAGCGGCGTGATGGGCGTAGGTGGTGGGATATTGCTCAGCCCATTACTTTTGTTGGCACGATGGGCAAATGTGAAAGAAACCGCTGCCATTTCTGCGCTCTATATTTTTGTGAATTCGGTGGCGGGATTGTTGGGTCATACCGTTGTAGGTTTCATCTTGGATGGTTCTTACTTTGTTTTGATCACAGTTGTGCTCCTGGGTGGTCTCGCCGGTGCATATATGGGTTCATTTAAATTGAATTCGCTTGTTTTGAAAAGAGTTCTGGCTGCTGTATTGTTAGTAGCAACAATTAAATTGATAATACTATGAGCGCAGCCAAACAAATAGACGGCTATATTCTGGCCGGAGGTAAGAGCTCGAGAATGGGGACAGATAAAGGTTTGTTGAAAGTGAACAACCGTTTCCTGATTGAATTTGCCATTGATCATCTTCGAAATTGTGTAGATAGAATATTCCTCTGTACCGGCAATCCTGAGTATGTTCAATTTGGTTTGGAATTGGTGCCGGATAAGATTCAAGAAGAAGGTCCTGCCAGTGCTATTGCAACAGCATTGCAGCATGCTATAGCACCGAAATTGTTTGTCTTAAGTTGCGATACCCCGTTCATAGGTGAAGTAATTATTCAACGAATTATTTCATTCTCAGAAGGTGCAGAAATTACGGTACCTTTGGTGAAGAACAGGATCGAACCCCTATGCGGTGTGTATGCTTCATCTTGTAAAGATAAATGGAAGGAACAGTTTGATGGCGGTGTGCGGAAAATGCAAACATTAATTGAACATTTTAATTTTAAAACACTGGATGGGGTGTCGGAAATCAAAGCGGACGAAATGGCCTTCATGAATATCAATTCACCGGAGGATTTTGAAATAGCAAAAAAACAACTAAGATGGGTGTAAAAATTCTTGTTTTTGGTAAATTAGCAGAGGTGATCCGGTTAAAGGAAATTGAAATCGCTGAAGTGAAGGATGTAGCTGCACTGCGTAGCCTTCTCATGAAAAATTATCCCGGACTGAACGGATTAAATTATATAGTAGCTGTGAACAGGAAAGTGGTGGCTGATGCATTTCCGATCAGTACAGGAGATGAAGTGGCACTGATGCCGCCCTTTTCAGGAGGTTGATGTATGGAAAAGAATGGGAACGATAGATATAGCCGCCAGATCATTCTTAAGGATTTTGGGCCCGAAGCGCAACAGCAATTAGCTCATGCCCGGGTACTGATCATCGGTGTTGGTGGACTCGGATGTCCTGTGTTAATGTATCTCGCCGCCGCAGGAGTAGGAACAATTGGAATTGCCGATGGTGATCATGTGGAATTGAATAACCTGCATCGACAAATTTTGTTTGACACCCCTGATGTCGGTTTATCAAAAGTGCAGGTGGCTTTTACGAAAATGAAACTGAAGAATCCTGAAGTAAAAATAGTTGCTCACGGTTGCTTTGTTTCTACAGCGAATGTTTTCGATCTGTTATCCTGCTATGATTTGATTGTTGATGCTACAGATAATTTTGCCTCCCGTTATATGATAAGTGATGCATGCCATTTGATGAATAAGCCGTTGGTGTATGGGGCAGTTTCCTGTTATTAAGGTCAGGTTGGTGTTTTTAATTTTAATCCGAATGGTTTTGCATCAAACTACAGAGATTTGTTTCCTGTGCCCCCTGCCCCCGGAGAAGCAAACTCCTGTACTACCGAGGGGGTTTTAGGGGTATTGCCGGGAATTATTGGCCTTATGCAGGCAAATGAAGTAATTAAAATACTTACCGGCGTCGGAATTCCCTTGATCAATAAATTATTTACCATTGATATTTCCGATTACCGTACACTTGAAATGGAAGTCTCCCCGGGTGTACATTCCGGAATGCCAGGTTCTGTTGAGGAGTTCATGCGTTTTGACTACGATTCTTTTTGTTCCGTTAATGCTACCTCTGATGAGGTGATTGCTGCTTTCACTTTGAAAGAATGGATGCTCAATGAAGAATGGAGTATCATCGATGTGCGTGAAAAGGAGGAGGTGAAAGAGAATGATTTGTTTTCAAGCGTAAATGTTCCTCTTTCCACTTTCAAAACTGAAATAGAAAATGTTACTTTAGCGGAGAATGTGATTTTCGTTTGTGCTTCCGGCGTGCGAAGTCGTCTGGCTTTGGATATTGCTAAGAATATTTTTCCTGAAAGAAAATTGTTTTGCCTTAGAGAAGGTGTTCAAGCATTGATTAATTTAGAGTTTCAAAAGGAAAATTAAGATGTCAGAAAAGAAGAAGAAGACAATGTTTGTTGATGGGCCGATAACACCGGCATTCATTGCAGAAGCTATCTCAAAACATAGTGCTAATTTGGAAATTGGAGCTCATGATATTTTTCTCGGACAGGTTCGCGCCGATGAAATCAAGGAGAAGAAGGTGATTTCAATTTTGTATTCAGCTTATGAACCCATGGCAGAAGATGTCGCTTATGAAATCAGGGAAGCCATTTTTGAAAAGTATCCCCTAACTTGTATGCATATTTATCATAGTCTGGGAAATGTGAAGGCCGGTGAGATTTCCCTGTTTATTTTCACCTCTTCAAAGCATCGAAAAGCAGCCATAGATGCCTGTTCTGAACTCGTTGAAAGAGTCAAAGCAGAAGTTCCTGTTTGGGGGAGGGAAATTCTCGAAGATGAGACTTATATTTGGAAAGAAAATAAAGAAATACCTCAAAATTAATATGATTACTACTGAACATTTGACGGATCTGGAAATAGCCCAAAAAGCTGATATTAAGACCATTAGAGATATTGCCAGGGGGATGGACCTTGATTTGGATCTTTTGGAGCAGTATGGAAAGTTCAAGACGAAACTGCCTTTGTCGCTGATAAATGAAGAAAAAGTAGCTAAGGGTAATCTGATCCTCGTTTCTGCAATCAATCCAACCCCTGCCGGAGAAGGAAAAACAACGGTTTCTATTGGTCTAAGCGATGGATTAAATAAAATTGGAAAAAATTCAGTGGTAGTTCTTCGGGAGCCTTCCCTGGGTCCCGTTTTTGGTATGAAAGGTGGTGCTGCGGGCGGTGGTTACTCTCAGGTGATTCCCATGATTGATATCAACCTGCATTTTACAGGGGACTTTGCCGCCATTGAAAAAGCAAATAATTTATTGGCAGCGCTGATCGATAATAATATTCAGAGCAAAGTGAATAACCTGAATATCGATCCACGAACGGTTGTCTGGAAACGTGTCATGGATATGAATGACCGTGCACTTCGTCATATTATTATTGGAGTCGGCGGTAGCGCGAATGGCATTATGAGAGAAGATGGTTTTAATATTACTGCTGCATCTGAAGTCATGGCAATCATTTGTCTTTCTAATGATATTGATGATTTGAAGAAGCGGTTGGGTAATATATTTATAGGCTATACATTCGATAAAAAGCCAATATTCGCCCGCGATCTGAAAGCACAAGGAGCGATGGCCTTATTGTTGCGTGATGCGATTAAGCCCAATCTCGTGCAGACGCTTGAAAATAATCCTGCAATAATTCATGGTGGACCTTTTGCAAATATCGCCCAGGGAACTAACACGATCGTAGCTACGAAAATGGGACTCTCTCTATGTGACTATGCGGTGACGGAAGCCGGATTTGGTGCTGATTTGGGGGCAGAGAAATTCCTGGATATTAAATGTCCGATGGCCGGTTTGAAGCCCAAAGCGATAGTGCTGGTGGTGACCATCCGCGCTTTGCGCCATCATGGCGGTGCGAAAAAAGCGGAATACAATACGCCAAATATGACTTATCTGGAGAGAGGCTATGAGAATCTCGCAAAGCACATTGAGAATTGTAAGAAGTTTGGACTGACTCCGGTGGTTGCAATTAACAGTTTTTACAGTGATACAGAAGAAGAGGTGAATTATGTTCAGACCCGGTGCGCAACAGAAGGGGTGAAAGCGGTTGTTTCTAAAGGATGGGAGTTTGGAGGAGAGGGAACAAAAGATCTCGCTCGTGCTGTGGTGGAGATTATTGAGAGCGGAAAGAATAATTATAAGCCACTTTATGAAATGAGTCTTCCATTGGAGGATAAAATTAAAAAAATAGCTACTGAAATCTATGGAGCAGATGATGTCACCTATTCTTCGAAAGCGAAATCACAATTGAAAGATTATATTGAACTTGGTTTTAATCATCTTCCGGTTTGCATGGCTAAAACACAAATGTCATTTTCTGACGATGAGAAAAAAATTGGAAGACCCAAAGGTTTTAAAGTGAACGTGCGTGAATTTGAACTCGCTGCCGGTGCAGGTTTCGTAGTGCCAGTGCTGGGAACGATAATGCGTATGCCGGGTTTACCTGCAGTACCAGCTTCAGAAGGAATGGATATCGATAACAATGGGAATATAACCGGACTTTCATAAATAATGGATGTTAAAACCTACCGGGGACTTTTTTACAACGAGGGACTTTTTTCCACGGTTGAAGACGTATTGGCTGTTGAGGAAGCATTGAGTATTTCAATCAACAATATTCCTTTTACGATAACGATGCGTTCACCGGGCAGTGAAAAGGAGTTAGTAAGAGGCTTGCTGTTATCGGAAGGAATTTTTAAGGATACTGCTCTCGACCCCGATATTCAGATCACTGCTACTAACGGTAAGGGATATGTTACTTCAGTAAATGTGGTGATTCCGGATTGGCTATTGTTAAAGGATTTTTCAGGATCTAGAAATATGATGTCGGTTTCTTCCTGTGGGATCTGTGGGAAGAAAACCTGGGACGAAGAAATGGATACTATACAGCTAAAGAAATCCGGTGTTATCGATCCGGGTTGGGTTGCTTTGATGTTTGAACGTATGAGTGACCAGCAGAAAGCGTTTACTCAATCCGGAGGGACACATGCCGCTGCTGCATTTACATTGGAGGGTGAATTGTTAGATATAAGAGAAGACATCGGTCGTCACAATGCAGTGGATAAGGTCATTGGTGCCTTGCTGTTAAATAAAAAATCAGACAGCGCGGGATTTTTGACTGTTAGTGGAAGAATCAGCTATGAAATTGTGAGCAAAGCAGCCCTCGCCGGAATTCCTGTGCTCGCTTCTGTTTCTGCTCCGAGTAGTCTGGCAGTAGATTCTGCTGAGAAATGTGGAATGACCTTGCTGGCCTTCTGTAGAAAGAAAAAATTGACCGTGTATTCACACCCGGAACGTGTGTTGCAAAAACAAATAGTGTAAAATAATATTGCCGGAAAATGTCGAAGAATTTAAGCGAATTAGCAGGACGAAAAGGACTTAGCAAGACTCTCTTTGAAGAACTCGGGAATGCCGCTTCTCAAAATGGTACTCCATCCGGGAGTGATATGGATGCTTTGTGCGATGAATTCCTTGTAGGAAAGGCGAATGTATATGGTACGGTTTCCTTTTATGATTTTTTAAAACCGGAGAATCAGGGAAAGAAAGTGTATGTATGCAACGGAAGCGCTTGCATGACAGCAGGAACACAGGATGCTTTGAAAGCGAAGTTGCGAAAACAATACGCAGTTCAGGAGATAGGGGAGATGTGTTGTTTGGGCCGTTGTCACGAGAATAATGCGTTTCATGTGAACGGAAAAAATTATTCTGGCACTGATATTGAAAAATTTAACAGTGCTGCGGATGATGTAACTGCAGAGAAGTACGCCGTTGGAAGTAAGGGTACTCCTGTACTAACTGCACCTTACGGAGATGTAAAATCCTATTATTCGATTTTTCTGGATGCGTTGAAGAAATCTCCTGATGAACTTTTAGCAGAATTGAAAGATTCCGGTTTAAGAGGAAGAGGTGGAGCAGGATTTTCAATGGCGTTTAAATTGGAGTCGTGTAGGAATAGTACCGGTGAAGTGAAGTTTATCGTCTGTAATGCCGACGAGGGTGATCCCGGTGCGTATTCCGATCGATACATTATGGAACAACGCCCGCATGCCATGCTGATGGGGATGATGTTGGCAGGGTATATTACCGGTGCTGCCTATGGAGTGGTGTATATCCGTGCAGAGTACCCGGAGTCCATTACTATTATTGAAGAGTCAATTGCATATTTAAGAAGGGAACAATTAATCGGAGAAGCTATTCAGGGATCTTCATTTTCTTTCGATTTCAAAATTATTAAAGCACAGGGGGCCTATATCTGCGGAGAGGAAACCGCGCTTTTATCCTCTATTGAAGGGCAACGTCCTGAAGTGCGTACGCGTCCCCCTTATCCCACGCAACAAGGACTTTTCAATAAACCAACGGTCGTTAATAATGTAGAGACGCTCGCCAATCTACCTTTCATTTTTAAAAATGGTGGTAAAGCGTATGCCTCAATCGGCACGGCAAAATCTACAGGAACAAAGTTAGTTTCACTCGATGGATTCTTTAATCGACCCGGTATTTATGAAGTGGACATGGGCACTCCATTAAAAGTAGTGATCGACGAATTAGGTGGCGGTTTCCGGAAGCCGGTAAAAGCAATGCACATAGGCGGTCCGTTAGGTGGTTTGGTGCCCGTACCGAAAATTGATAGCCTTACCGTTGACTTCGATTCCTTTGCCCGCGAAGGATTTTTGCTGGGTCATGCTTCCGTAGTTTGTATTCCCGATGATTATCCATTGATTGCCTACCTGGAACATTTATTTCGGTTTACCGCTCATGAAAGCTGTGGAAAATGTTTCCCTTGTCGTCTTGGTTCAACACGTGGTTATGAAATGATTGATAAAGCAAGGAATAGTGATTATAAAATGGATAAAACATTAATGAATGATTTGCTCGAAACACTGGAAACAGGATCACTTTGCGCCTTAGGTGGTGGTCTTCCATTGCCGGTAAAGAATGCATTGAAATATTTTGAAACGGAATTGGCTCCTTACTTCAATAAATTGTAAAATGAGTAAATCAGCATATATCAATGATACCTTGTTCCCAATTCAGGAAGGGGAAACAATTTTGAACTTCGTGCGTCGTCATTTCGGAAAGGATTATGTACCTACTTTATGTGATGCGCCCAACCTCGATCCTTATGGTGCTTGTCGTGTTTGTAGTGTCGATGTGGCCTTGGTGAAAGATGGTCCCGCAAAAGCACAGGCATCCTGTCATACCCCTGTCATTCCGGGATCGTTTATTTTTACAGAGTCTGAGCGAATCCAACGATTGCGGAAAAATATTATTGAATTGGTCTTAACAGATCATCCGCTGGATTGCCTGACGTGCGAGGTCAATAATAATTGTGAACTGCAAACGGTAGCTGCCCGCGTGGGGATTCGTGAGGTGAGATATCCTGCCGGAAAAAATCATTTGCATTATGCAAAGGATAAATCACATCCCTACATGACGTCTGATTTTTCCAAATGTATTAACT is a genomic window of Bacteroidota bacterium containing:
- a CDS encoding formate--tetrahydrofolate ligase, with amino-acid sequence MITTEHLTDLEIAQKADIKTIRDIARGMDLDLDLLEQYGKFKTKLPLSLINEEKVAKGNLILVSAINPTPAGEGKTTVSIGLSDGLNKIGKNSVVVLREPSLGPVFGMKGGAAGGGYSQVIPMIDINLHFTGDFAAIEKANNLLAALIDNNIQSKVNNLNIDPRTVVWKRVMDMNDRALRHIIIGVGGSANGIMREDGFNITAASEVMAIICLSNDIDDLKKRLGNIFIGYTFDKKPIFARDLKAQGAMALLLRDAIKPNLVQTLENNPAIIHGGPFANIAQGTNTIVATKMGLSLCDYAVTEAGFGADLGAEKFLDIKCPMAGLKPKAIVLVVTIRALRHHGGAKKAEYNTPNMTYLERGYENLAKHIENCKKFGLTPVVAINSFYSDTEEEVNYVQTRCATEGVKAVVSKGWEFGGEGTKDLARAVVEIIESGKNNYKPLYEMSLPLEDKIKKIATEIYGADDVTYSSKAKSQLKDYIELGFNHLPVCMAKTQMSFSDDEKKIGRPKGFKVNVREFELAAGAGFVVPVLGTIMRMPGLPAVPASEGMDIDNNGNITGLS
- the fdhD gene encoding formate dehydrogenase accessory sulfurtransferase FdhD — protein: MDVKTYRGLFYNEGLFSTVEDVLAVEEALSISINNIPFTITMRSPGSEKELVRGLLLSEGIFKDTALDPDIQITATNGKGYVTSVNVVIPDWLLLKDFSGSRNMMSVSSCGICGKKTWDEEMDTIQLKKSGVIDPGWVALMFERMSDQQKAFTQSGGTHAAAAFTLEGELLDIREDIGRHNAVDKVIGALLLNKKSDSAGFLTVSGRISYEIVSKAALAGIPVLASVSAPSSLAVDSAEKCGMTLLAFCRKKKLTVYSHPERVLQKQIV
- a CDS encoding NAD(P)H-dependent oxidoreductase subunit E translates to MSKNLSELAGRKGLSKTLFEELGNAASQNGTPSGSDMDALCDEFLVGKANVYGTVSFYDFLKPENQGKKVYVCNGSACMTAGTQDALKAKLRKQYAVQEIGEMCCLGRCHENNAFHVNGKNYSGTDIEKFNSAADDVTAEKYAVGSKGTPVLTAPYGDVKSYYSIFLDALKKSPDELLAELKDSGLRGRGGAGFSMAFKLESCRNSTGEVKFIVCNADEGDPGAYSDRYIMEQRPHAMLMGMMLAGYITGAAYGVVYIRAEYPESITIIEESIAYLRREQLIGEAIQGSSFSFDFKIIKAQGAYICGEETALLSSIEGQRPEVRTRPPYPTQQGLFNKPTVVNNVETLANLPFIFKNGGKAYASIGTAKSTGTKLVSLDGFFNRPGIYEVDMGTPLKVVIDELGGGFRKPVKAMHIGGPLGGLVPVPKIDSLTVDFDSFAREGFLLGHASVVCIPDDYPLIAYLEHLFRFTAHESCGKCFPCRLGSTRGYEMIDKARNSDYKMDKTLMNDLLETLETGSLCALGGGLPLPVKNALKYFETELAPYFNKL
- a CDS encoding MoaD/ThiS family protein, translated to MGVKILVFGKLAEVIRLKEIEIAEVKDVAALRSLLMKNYPGLNGLNYIVAVNRKVVADAFPISTGDEVALMPPFSGG
- a CDS encoding sulfite exporter TauE/SafE family protein yields the protein MEISFAFYFFLLLIACMYSCVGHGGASGYIALMSIYAFSPDFIKPAALLLNIVVSMLAFVQFYRAGYFKWELFYPFALASVPAAFLGGTLMVDEDVFHVILGLLLIFPILNLLGLFNPGIESVQRKPPLVWAFVAGGLIGFLSGVMGVGGGILLSPLLLLARWANVKETAAISALYIFVNSVAGLLGHTVVGFILDGSYFVLITVVLLGGLAGAYMGSFKLNSLVLKRVLAAVLLVATIKLIIL
- a CDS encoding molybdenum cofactor guanylyltransferase, with translation MSAAKQIDGYILAGGKSSRMGTDKGLLKVNNRFLIEFAIDHLRNCVDRIFLCTGNPEYVQFGLELVPDKIQEEGPASAIATALQHAIAPKLFVLSCDTPFIGEVIIQRIISFSEGAEITVPLVKNRIEPLCGVYASSCKDKWKEQFDGGVRKMQTLIEHFNFKTLDGVSEIKADEMAFMNINSPEDFEIAKKQLRWV
- the moaA gene encoding GTP 3',8-cyclase MoaA, giving the protein MLTDSFNRNHDYLRISLTDKCNLRCTYCMPVDPPHGFYAGKNLMNAEEINRLAGIFVKLGVKKIRLTGGEPLIRKDVAEIIHLLSQYPVKLTLTTNGVFLDQFIEVFKQAGINSVNVSLDSLESNAFKIISQRDHFDKVMSNILLLLREGFHVKVNMVVLKELNHLEIIDFIQWTKEYPLHVRFIEYMPFRDNNWNHLQVFTAEEILSLASRKFNFYKLNDRPNDTARNFQVHDYKGTFAIISTMSDPFCSNCNRLRLTADGKMKNCLFSTGEVDLLSALRNQEDVEQLIRQCVWDKKAERGGQMDAAMEDLKADALMNRSMISIGG
- a CDS encoding HesA/MoeB/ThiF family protein, which codes for MEKNGNDRYSRQIILKDFGPEAQQQLAHARVLIIGVGGLGCPVLMYLAAAGVGTIGIADGDHVELNNLHRQILFDTPDVGLSKVQVAFTKMKLKNPEVKIVAHGCFVSTANVFDLLSCYDLIVDATDNFASRYMISDACHLMNKPLVYGAVSCY
- a CDS encoding molybdenum cofactor biosynthesis protein MoaE → MSEKKKKTMFVDGPITPAFIAEAISKHSANLEIGAHDIFLGQVRADEIKEKKVISILYSAYEPMAEDVAYEIREAIFEKYPLTCMHIYHSLGNVKAGEISLFIFTSSKHRKAAIDACSELVERVKAEVPVWGREILEDETYIWKENKEIPQN